From one Desmospora activa DSM 45169 genomic stretch:
- a CDS encoding spore germination protein: MGTINNIFNLKIHSVSSAGSVNFGNTVNIGAESNSKSLGGSSPIGDFARNIDLEQNQAIDPDIIDQV; the protein is encoded by the coding sequence ATGGGGACAATTAACAATATATTTAATTTGAAAATCCACAGTGTTTCCAGCGCAGGGTCCGTCAATTTTGGAAATACCGTTAACATCGGAGCCGAGAGTAATTCCAAATCCTTGGGTGGATCGTCACCCATCGGGGATTTTGCCAGAAATATCGACTTAGAGCAAAACCAAGCCATCGACCCGGACATCATCGACCAAGTCTGA
- a CDS encoding class II fumarate hydratase has protein sequence MSEKFRVQRDSMGEVKIPRSMYYGAQTQRALENFPISGLRLPRSFIRAQGIVKASAARANEVCGDLDANITRAIVQAAEEVIAGQWDDHFVVDVYQAGAGTSQNMNANEVIANRAVELLGGRVGETERVHPNDHVNRGQSTNDTIHVAMNIAAAEMLHHRLFPAANGLIQEIEGKAAAFDSIVKPGRTHLQDAVPLRVGQELSAYAQSLRDALEGIRDGFPLLYQIGLGGNAVGTGINTPAGYAAQAVQEVAQRTSLPFREPDNRFSFMQNTGAAIKIHAALKGLAVHLDKLASDLRLLSSGPRTGFAELKLPAVQPGSSIMPGKVNPVMAEMMNMVAVQVIGNDAAITAAGTRAQLELNVMMPVIAHNLLQSIEILTEAMHALRERCVAGLEVDEERCRKLVEQSLALATALNPSLGYDRAAEIAKKAYTEGKTLRQVVVEEGLLSQEEADRVLDPENMIP, from the coding sequence ATGAGTGAGAAATTCCGTGTTCAACGGGATTCGATGGGGGAAGTAAAGATCCCTCGATCGATGTATTATGGAGCGCAAACGCAACGGGCGCTAGAAAATTTTCCAATTAGCGGCCTACGCCTTCCGCGTTCATTTATCCGCGCCCAGGGGATTGTAAAAGCATCTGCTGCCCGGGCTAATGAGGTTTGTGGTGATCTGGATGCTAACATTACTCGTGCGATTGTACAGGCGGCAGAGGAAGTGATAGCTGGCCAGTGGGATGATCATTTTGTGGTGGATGTATACCAGGCGGGGGCTGGTACTTCCCAAAACATGAACGCCAACGAAGTGATTGCCAATCGTGCGGTGGAGCTGTTGGGAGGACGAGTGGGCGAGACGGAACGCGTTCATCCCAACGACCATGTCAACCGCGGACAGTCCACCAACGATACGATTCATGTCGCCATGAACATTGCTGCCGCCGAAATGCTTCATCACCGCTTGTTCCCTGCTGCCAACGGCTTGATTCAGGAAATCGAAGGGAAAGCAGCAGCTTTTGATTCGATTGTGAAACCGGGACGAACGCATCTACAGGATGCGGTTCCGCTGCGTGTCGGCCAGGAACTGTCCGCTTATGCGCAGTCACTGCGCGACGCTTTAGAGGGGATTCGCGATGGTTTCCCGCTGTTATATCAAATTGGCTTGGGAGGAAACGCAGTGGGAACCGGCATTAACACTCCCGCCGGCTATGCCGCTCAAGCGGTGCAAGAGGTAGCACAACGAACCAGTCTTCCATTTCGGGAGCCGGACAACCGTTTTTCCTTTATGCAAAATACGGGGGCGGCGATCAAAATTCATGCTGCTCTCAAGGGGCTAGCCGTTCACTTGGATAAATTGGCCAGCGATTTGCGGCTTTTAAGCTCTGGTCCGCGCACCGGTTTTGCTGAGCTAAAATTACCGGCTGTTCAACCCGGTTCTTCCATTATGCCGGGAAAAGTAAATCCCGTGATGGCAGAAATGATGAATATGGTGGCGGTTCAGGTGATCGGAAACGATGCGGCGATTACCGCAGCAGGTACCCGGGCCCAATTGGAGCTCAATGTGATGATGCCGGTGATTGCCCACAATTTACTCCAATCGATCGAGATCCTGACAGAGGCGATGCACGCCTTGCGGGAACGGTGTGTCGCCGGTTTGGAAGTGGATGAAGAACGATGTCGCAAATTGGTTGAACAATCACTGGCATTGGCGACAGCCTTAAATCCATCACTGGGGTATGACCGGGCGGCAGAGATCGCCAAAAAAGCTTATACAGAGGGAAAAACCTTACGTCAAGTGGTAGTGGAAGAAGGGCTTCTCAGCCAGGAAGAAGCGGATCGGGTGTTGGATCCCGAAAACATGATTCCATGA
- a CDS encoding globin, translated as MDPTTTLYERMGGDKTIRTIVEAFYPRVQQDPLLAPLFPADIQPVMERQYQFLTQFFGGPPLYSHIHGHPRLRARHLPFPITPERAEAWLRCMSAALDDANIEGELRDEIWSRFYFTAAHMVNQPGEEEEKADRD; from the coding sequence ATGGATCCGACCACCACTTTATATGAGCGTATGGGTGGGGACAAAACCATCCGCACAATTGTGGAAGCTTTTTATCCGCGGGTACAACAAGATCCGCTGTTGGCCCCGCTTTTCCCCGCCGATATCCAGCCGGTGATGGAGAGACAGTATCAATTTTTAACGCAATTTTTTGGAGGGCCACCCTTATACAGCCACATCCACGGCCACCCCCGCCTGCGGGCCCGTCATCTTCCCTTCCCAATTACACCGGAGCGGGCGGAGGCTTGGCTGCGCTGTATGTCCGCCGCCTTGGACGACGCAAACATCGAAGGAGAACTGCGAGACGAAATATGGAGCCGATTCTACTTTACCGCCGCCCATATGGTGAATCAGCCGGGGGAGGAAGAGGAGAAGGCGGATCGTGACTAA
- the gerPC gene encoding spore germination protein GerPC — protein MIIEHLWDRLNRMEQEMERLRQENTELKKQIESLQPVTIERLEYKIQELSIQTLSGTLNIGLTTHGDGQGLERLIESMHREGKANMELGELKPGDTLPIEDESPSDLDQTGDGNNLGGEKPPDST, from the coding sequence ATGATTATCGAGCACCTGTGGGATCGGCTTAACCGAATGGAACAGGAGATGGAACGTCTACGGCAAGAAAATACTGAGTTAAAAAAGCAAATTGAATCTCTGCAACCCGTTACCATCGAACGGTTGGAATATAAAATTCAAGAGTTAAGCATTCAGACCTTAAGTGGCACTCTCAATATCGGGCTGACTACCCACGGGGATGGGCAAGGGCTGGAAAGATTGATTGAATCCATGCATCGCGAGGGAAAGGCCAATATGGAATTAGGGGAGTTGAAACCGGGCGATACCCTCCCCATCGAAGATGAGAGCCCTTCGGATCTAGATCAAACGGGTGACGGCAATAACCTTGGAGGTGAAAAGCCGCCAGACTCTACCTAA
- a CDS encoding SDR family oxidoreductase, giving the protein MRLKNKTAIVTGASRGIGKAIAVSFAKEGADLLLVGRTQQDLEAVKENIAKWGRKAVVFPADVTREADVEAAVSRALDEFGKVDILVNNAGIGSFKSILDISLQEWETVIRINLTGSFLFSKAVLDSMINRGQGQIINISSDVGTRTIPKGTAYCASKFGLEGLNGALAKEARKLGVRVGIIRPGMTDTYFNDSEQGAPEKEGWLKAEDVAEAALYMASAPRHVVVDELVVHPVIQEY; this is encoded by the coding sequence GTGCGATTAAAAAATAAGACGGCTATTGTCACCGGTGCGAGCCGAGGAATCGGAAAAGCGATCGCGGTCTCTTTTGCGAAGGAAGGGGCGGATCTGTTATTGGTGGGTCGAACGCAACAAGATCTGGAAGCGGTGAAGGAAAATATCGCAAAATGGGGGCGCAAAGCGGTTGTTTTCCCTGCTGACGTCACCCGTGAAGCCGATGTGGAGGCGGCGGTAAGCCGCGCGCTGGATGAGTTCGGTAAGGTGGATATTTTGGTGAACAACGCCGGTATCGGCAGCTTTAAATCGATTCTGGATATCTCGTTACAGGAATGGGAGACCGTGATCCGAATCAATTTGACGGGAAGTTTTCTGTTTTCTAAGGCCGTATTGGACTCCATGATCAATCGGGGGCAGGGGCAGATTATCAATATCTCTTCGGATGTCGGTACTCGCACCATTCCCAAAGGAACCGCATACTGTGCCAGCAAATTCGGCCTTGAAGGGTTAAACGGCGCTTTGGCCAAAGAGGCGCGAAAGTTGGGTGTGCGCGTGGGAATTATCCGACCGGGGATGACAGACACCTATTTTAACGATAGTGAACAAGGAGCTCCGGAAAAAGAAGGATGGTTAAAGGCGGAGGATGTGGCTGAAGCGGCCCTTTACATGGCTTCAGCGCCGCGACATGTGGTGGTGGATGAATTGGTGGTACATCCTGTGATCCAAGAGTATTGA
- a CDS encoding sporulation protein, with protein MSSFAHLFARVGIGSASVDTRLEKSSYEQGECVRGEVVISGGKVAQEIEGIDLYLIVTERTEEGTKHHQWAKFRLTEPLQIESGEIKNIPFTFQMPLDTPVSGGAFRTYLQTGLDVDSAVDPQDRDHIEVRFHRKNLAVYHALLHLGFREVKDDGEEAWKYGINRRLRVQEIEFRPGQQFRGTLDELEMTFTEEDGKPVALLLVDRRARNLMGIIEEQLGVDDRLIRFAVKEEEAVQAENPPTSLTQRLWEKIREQTG; from the coding sequence ATGTCTTCTTTCGCTCATTTATTTGCCCGTGTTGGAATCGGTTCTGCCAGTGTGGATACACGGTTGGAGAAGTCCTCGTATGAACAGGGAGAGTGTGTACGCGGAGAAGTGGTGATTTCAGGAGGAAAAGTGGCACAGGAGATCGAGGGGATCGATCTGTATCTGATTGTCACGGAACGAACAGAGGAAGGGACTAAGCATCATCAATGGGCGAAGTTTCGATTGACAGAACCCCTGCAAATCGAATCGGGGGAAATAAAGAACATTCCCTTCACTTTCCAAATGCCTCTGGATACCCCTGTATCGGGAGGGGCGTTTCGTACCTATTTGCAAACCGGCTTAGACGTTGACAGCGCCGTAGACCCCCAAGATCGAGATCATATCGAGGTGCGTTTCCATCGGAAAAACTTGGCCGTATATCATGCACTCCTACACTTGGGTTTCCGTGAAGTAAAAGACGATGGAGAAGAGGCGTGGAAATACGGGATCAACCGTCGTCTGCGTGTCCAAGAAATCGAGTTTCGCCCTGGACAGCAATTTCGTGGAACCCTGGATGAACTGGAGATGACTTTTACTGAAGAAGATGGTAAACCGGTGGCTCTATTGCTGGTGGATCGAAGAGCGCGCAACCTGATGGGGATCATAGAGGAACAACTGGGAGTGGACGATCGGCTGATTCGTTTTGCAGTAAAAGAGGAAGAAGCGGTACAGGCGGAAAATCCGCCAACATCCTTGACACAGCGGCTGTGGGAAAAGATCCGAGAACAAACCGGATAA
- a CDS encoding sporulation protein, translated as MFNKALASLGVGAAKVDTRLETSQFQPGDTVRGEVLIRGGHVDQRVDDIYLYLMVHYLKNDKKIAYVLEEFKLSESFSIQAREYQIIPFQIRLPYHTPMSCGRFPIYLKTGLEMKLSVDPTDLDRIEVFPHRTVEKILGEMERSGFIMYQVYNEFSQQCKQLPFLQIFQFRPAERYHGYLDEMNLFFDVDSHEVHMDVEIVRGSRKMMTSFSWQLEDPDGTLTYDHDNQHDPVSSPVDTIQSLLK; from the coding sequence ATGTTTAACAAAGCATTAGCCAGCTTGGGAGTAGGGGCTGCCAAAGTGGACACCCGCCTGGAAACATCCCAATTCCAACCGGGAGATACGGTTAGGGGGGAAGTGTTGATTCGGGGTGGTCATGTGGACCAGCGAGTTGATGATATTTATTTGTACTTAATGGTTCATTATTTAAAAAACGATAAAAAGATCGCCTATGTCTTGGAAGAGTTCAAGTTGAGCGAATCCTTCTCGATTCAAGCAAGAGAGTATCAGATTATTCCTTTTCAAATTCGACTACCGTATCATACACCCATGTCTTGTGGGCGATTTCCTATCTACTTAAAAACAGGCTTAGAAATGAAGTTGTCCGTAGATCCAACTGACCTGGATCGGATTGAGGTATTTCCTCATCGCACGGTGGAAAAGATTTTAGGCGAAATGGAACGATCGGGCTTCATTATGTACCAGGTATACAATGAGTTTTCACAGCAGTGTAAGCAACTTCCGTTTCTGCAGATTTTTCAGTTTCGGCCAGCGGAGCGTTATCACGGCTACTTGGACGAAATGAACCTGTTTTTTGATGTAGACAGCCATGAAGTTCACATGGATGTAGAAATCGTACGGGGCTCTCGTAAAATGATGACCTCATTCAGCTGGCAGTTGGAAGATCCCGACGGTACTCTTACCTATGATCATGATAATCAACACGATCCCGTCAGCAGCCCTGTTGATACGATTCAATCATTGCTGAAATAA
- a CDS encoding glutamate-1-semialdehyde 2,1-aminomutase, with the protein MIDTRSAALHREALDIIVGGVNSPSRSFKAVSLDHPLFMKRAQGAYFWDEDGNRYIDYLAAFGPIILGHAHPHVTAAIQQAAADGVLYGTPTEKEVHFGRMLRDAIPSCEQLRFVNSGTEAVMSTIRLARAYTGRDKIIKFAGCYHGHSDLVLVAAGSGPSTLGTPDSAGIPQSLASEVITVPFNDEESLKHALERWGEQTAAVLVEPLVGNFGIVEPKPGFLEAVNRLAHAAGALVIYDEVITAFRFHYGGVQTRYGVEPDLTALGKIIGGGLPIGAYGGRRDIMEQVAPMGPTYQAGTMAGNPLSISAGIACLEVLKQPGVYEELDRKGERLENGIRTIGKQADIPFQLNRTRGALTLYFTDQPVTDYEGAKAADSEQFGRFFQAMLKQGVYLAPSKYEAWFLTTAHSDNDIDHTLQAVETAFSQI; encoded by the coding sequence ATGATCGATACTCGTTCAGCCGCTTTACATAGAGAAGCACTTGATATCATTGTAGGAGGGGTGAACAGTCCGTCCCGCTCGTTTAAAGCCGTCAGTTTAGACCACCCTTTGTTTATGAAACGGGCACAAGGGGCGTATTTCTGGGATGAGGATGGGAATCGCTATATCGATTACCTGGCCGCCTTTGGTCCCATTATCCTCGGGCATGCTCACCCCCATGTCACCGCTGCCATTCAGCAAGCGGCGGCCGATGGCGTTTTATACGGTACCCCGACGGAAAAAGAAGTCCATTTTGGACGTATGTTGCGGGATGCGATTCCATCCTGTGAACAGCTCCGTTTTGTCAACAGCGGTACCGAAGCGGTAATGAGCACCATCCGCTTGGCCCGTGCCTACACCGGTAGGGATAAAATCATCAAATTCGCCGGATGTTACCATGGTCATTCCGATCTGGTACTGGTAGCAGCCGGTTCCGGTCCTTCCACCCTGGGAACCCCCGACAGTGCCGGCATTCCCCAGAGCTTGGCCAGTGAAGTGATCACCGTTCCCTTCAATGATGAAGAATCCTTAAAACATGCGCTAGAACGCTGGGGAGAGCAAACGGCAGCGGTGTTGGTGGAACCCCTGGTCGGCAACTTTGGCATTGTAGAGCCGAAACCGGGCTTTTTAGAGGCGGTCAACCGACTGGCCCATGCTGCCGGCGCCTTGGTGATCTATGATGAAGTAATTACCGCCTTCCGTTTTCATTATGGCGGGGTACAAACCCGGTACGGCGTAGAACCGGATTTAACCGCCCTCGGCAAAATCATCGGCGGAGGCCTGCCCATCGGTGCCTACGGAGGCAGACGGGACATCATGGAACAGGTGGCTCCCATGGGCCCCACCTACCAAGCGGGAACGATGGCGGGAAACCCCTTATCCATCTCAGCGGGAATCGCTTGCCTCGAAGTGTTAAAACAACCCGGTGTTTATGAGGAGCTGGATCGCAAAGGGGAGCGCTTGGAAAACGGTATCCGCACCATCGGAAAACAAGCCGATATTCCATTTCAATTAAACCGGACACGTGGTGCCCTCACCCTCTACTTTACCGATCAGCCGGTCACCGATTATGAAGGGGCTAAGGCTGCCGACAGCGAACAATTTGGCCGCTTTTTCCAGGCTATGCTGAAGCAGGGGGTATACCTTGCTCCATCCAAATATGAAGCCTGGTTTTTAACCACGGCCCACTCCGATAATGATATTGATCACACCCTCCAAGCCGTGGAAACCGCCTTTTCCCAAATTTGA
- a CDS encoding Hsp20/alpha crystallin family protein, protein MDPHQQFSKWSRLARQFLGEDFWADMGETFPAEKEGGPPVDVYHGNDDVLVRIELPGIQDLSQVVLRVEGRTLWVRGEIPSRQTYYQMVKRECRSGAFERKVDLGVAVERSQHRARYRRGIIELLLKKDRDAPTESPSIRVTEY, encoded by the coding sequence ATGGACCCTCATCAACAGTTTTCCAAGTGGAGCCGTTTGGCCCGGCAATTTTTAGGGGAAGATTTTTGGGCTGATATGGGGGAGACTTTTCCCGCTGAAAAAGAGGGGGGACCTCCGGTCGATGTATACCATGGAAATGATGACGTCTTGGTCAGGATCGAGTTGCCAGGTATTCAGGATCTTTCACAAGTGGTATTACGAGTAGAGGGTAGAACACTGTGGGTCAGGGGGGAGATTCCCTCTCGACAAACATACTATCAGATGGTGAAGCGAGAATGTAGATCCGGGGCTTTTGAACGAAAGGTAGATTTGGGCGTAGCCGTTGAACGCAGTCAGCACCGTGCCCGTTATCGCCGCGGTATTATCGAGCTTTTGCTCAAAAAGGATCGGGATGCTCCCACCGAATCCCCTTCGATTCGTGTTACCGAATACTGA
- a CDS encoding GNAT family N-acetyltransferase, which yields MQIFPKERYKEMVPFFARFPHQIISKSVLAGYTKGTVYADKVSTPTASLLNGLGFEILVAGDAGNRSFSEEAADYIANQAVPAAKEAGAPLLTVYPETYQWVHTLQKRLDERVGYISKKSKQFYALKAHQFKKYHKALPEYASLRAIDADLLKDETLLNRDHLQKWIETSWTSMDAFFQKGLGYCVIEDGTIAHWCLAIFAAGAKLEFALMTVDGYQGKGYAKAGASACMEQAIADGKVPLWNCNKENAASIAVAEALGFEKRRDYELFEIKL from the coding sequence ATGCAAATATTTCCAAAAGAACGGTACAAAGAAATGGTGCCATTTTTTGCGCGATTTCCCCATCAAATTATCTCTAAATCTGTACTGGCAGGTTACACAAAAGGAACGGTTTACGCCGATAAAGTGTCAACCCCAACTGCTAGCCTCCTGAATGGCTTGGGTTTCGAAATTCTCGTTGCTGGCGACGCAGGCAATCGCAGTTTTAGCGAAGAGGCCGCGGACTATATCGCCAACCAAGCTGTACCAGCGGCAAAAGAAGCAGGTGCGCCGCTTTTGACAGTTTATCCTGAAACCTATCAATGGGTACACACACTCCAAAAACGCCTTGACGAAAGGGTAGGATATATATCGAAGAAAAGTAAACAATTCTATGCCCTAAAAGCACACCAGTTCAAGAAATACCACAAAGCACTGCCCGAGTATGCTTCCTTAAGGGCAATCGACGCCGATCTGCTAAAAGACGAAACACTTTTGAACCGGGATCATTTGCAGAAATGGATCGAGACTTCCTGGACATCGATGGACGCCTTTTTCCAAAAAGGACTTGGCTATTGTGTGATTGAAGACGGCACCATTGCGCATTGGTGTCTCGCCATTTTTGCGGCAGGAGCGAAACTTGAGTTTGCCCTTATGACAGTGGATGGCTACCAAGGAAAAGGCTATGCTAAAGCTGGCGCAAGCGCATGTATGGAACAGGCGATTGCAGACGGCAAGGTACCGCTCTGGAATTGTAATAAGGAAAATGCAGCATCAATCGCTGTTGCCGAAGCGCTTGGGTTTGAAAAAAGGCGTGATTATGAGTTATTCGAAATCAAACTGTAG
- a CDS encoding DUF1835 domain-containing protein — MIHIVSGDVWGERLRNWRHIDGEVFVWREMMDFGPLSPNWSLNEQIRQRALFFEERIGVPREQMEMVCRYQEQRLERIPPLTPVVLWFDTDRFDQLLLLYLSSRIRNQGLQSVSLVEVPEVATVTEEQLDRLWEERIPIGDGELERAEHAWKALISPTPYSVWRWLREEPALFHLHRAFRSHLDYLPSVDNGLNKIEEQALQLVEQGCDRFELLFQEVSAHRLQDGLTDVHFAAILNELATPKGHPLLYMEREAFQRDQAPTEGPLHLTLEGKAVLAGEADRLDVAGIDWWLGGVHLVDGSWRLDTAGKPVQWKA; from the coding sequence TTGATCCATATCGTCAGTGGGGATGTTTGGGGAGAGCGGTTGCGCAATTGGCGTCACATCGATGGTGAAGTGTTTGTGTGGCGGGAGATGATGGATTTTGGTCCCCTATCGCCAAACTGGTCTCTGAATGAACAGATTCGGCAGCGCGCTCTCTTTTTTGAGGAGCGTATCGGGGTGCCACGGGAGCAGATGGAGATGGTTTGCCGCTACCAAGAGCAACGACTGGAGCGCATTCCGCCTCTTACTCCCGTTGTGCTGTGGTTTGATACGGACCGTTTTGATCAATTGTTGCTTCTCTATTTGTCGTCTCGCATTCGAAATCAAGGGTTACAATCCGTTTCCCTAGTGGAAGTGCCAGAGGTGGCAACCGTGACCGAGGAGCAACTGGACCGGTTGTGGGAAGAGAGAATACCGATTGGCGACGGGGAGTTGGAGCGGGCAGAACATGCATGGAAAGCGTTGATTTCGCCAACACCCTACAGTGTTTGGCGATGGCTGCGGGAAGAACCGGCTTTGTTTCATCTTCACCGTGCCTTTCGCTCTCATCTGGATTATCTTCCATCGGTTGATAATGGTTTAAACAAGATAGAAGAACAGGCTTTGCAGTTGGTGGAACAAGGGTGTGACAGATTTGAACTCTTGTTTCAGGAAGTGAGTGCCCACCGTTTACAGGATGGGTTGACCGATGTCCACTTTGCCGCTATTCTGAACGAGTTGGCAACGCCAAAAGGACACCCATTGCTTTATATGGAAAGGGAAGCGTTCCAGCGGGATCAAGCGCCTACTGAGGGTCCCCTACACCTGACTCTTGAAGGGAAAGCCGTTTTGGCAGGGGAGGCGGATCGGTTGGATGTTGCGGGGATTGACTGGTGGCTGGGCGGCGTTCATTTAGTGGATGGAAGCTGGCGGTTGGATACGGCAGGAAAGCCGGTGCAGTGGAAGGCTTAA
- a CDS encoding sporulation protein, whose product MSMFNKVLARFGVGNATVDTRLKQTRHRQGSLIEGEVHIQGGQVDQVVDEIYLFLVVLYHHENSQHEYVMEEFRLSEVITIGPAESKVIPFEIQLPQDTPLTTSGCPIYLKTGLDIAMAVNPDDTDGIEVIPHHNLEQVLKVIERIGFQLVSIEFEFEKYFSRHPFIQVFRFEPSGDLSSKLNMMDAVFYVGEEEMEIILLLDRRATDLLGSLEEALDLDKRSLRLQVTKEDLENDGAGVEDKLFDLIDEHSE is encoded by the coding sequence ATGTCTATGTTTAACAAGGTGTTGGCCCGATTTGGCGTCGGCAACGCCACAGTGGACACCCGCCTCAAGCAGACTCGACATCGACAGGGCAGTCTGATTGAAGGGGAGGTCCACATTCAGGGCGGACAAGTGGATCAAGTTGTAGATGAGATTTATTTGTTTTTGGTTGTCTTGTATCACCATGAAAATTCACAACATGAGTATGTGATGGAGGAATTTCGGCTTTCTGAGGTAATCACGATTGGTCCGGCTGAATCCAAAGTGATTCCCTTTGAGATTCAACTGCCACAAGATACGCCGCTGACCACGAGCGGGTGTCCGATCTACCTGAAAACGGGGTTGGATATCGCGATGGCGGTAAATCCGGATGATACCGACGGAATCGAGGTTATTCCTCATCACAATCTGGAACAAGTTTTAAAGGTGATTGAGCGAATCGGTTTTCAGTTGGTTAGCATTGAGTTTGAATTTGAGAAATATTTTTCTCGCCATCCATTTATTCAGGTGTTCCGGTTTGAACCAAGCGGTGATCTGAGCAGCAAATTAAATATGATGGATGCGGTCTTTTATGTCGGCGAAGAAGAAATGGAAATCATCCTACTCCTGGATCGCCGTGCCACCGATCTTTTGGGTTCCCTGGAAGAAGCGCTTGATTTGGATAAACGGAGTCTCCGACTTCAAGTGACGAAAGAGGATTTGGAAAATGACGGAGCCGGAGTCGAGGATAAATTGTTTGATTTAATTGATGAGCATTCAGAGTAA